One segment of Pontibacter akesuensis DNA contains the following:
- a CDS encoding alpha-N-arabinofuranosidase: MKKLIAALVLVACTLSGYAQNTGDLNVPAKSDRVISRHIYGHFAEHLGRSIYGGFYVGEGNTKIPNTNGVRNDVVEALKRLKIPNLRWPGGCFADTYHWKHGIGPKDQRPTIVNAWWGGVTEDNSFGTHDFLNMCELLGAEPYLAGNMATGQVQELADWVQYVNFAGKSPMSDLRRENGRDKPWNVKYWGVGNEAWGCGGNMTAEYYANEYRKYATFLADWNNSGGLFRIASGANSADYHWTEVLMKNVPKNLIEGVALHHYSVIDWGAKGPSTTFSEEQYFKTMKSALFMEELIQKHTAIMDKYDPENKVALVVDEWGGWYEVEPGTNPGFLYQQNTMRDAMIAGTTLNIFNNYSNRVKMANLAQAVNVLQAVILTEEEKMILTPTFHVMEMYNVHQDAAWLPLTIRSESYTFGNEKLPAVSGSASKDKNGLTHISLTNIDPKQAQEITINIEGAKYKNLAGRVLTSKKLQDYNSFDKPNTIKPENFKGAKLKGNTLTVKLPPFSVVMLELK, translated from the coding sequence ATGAAAAAACTAATAGCAGCTTTAGTGCTGGTAGCCTGCACGCTCTCCGGCTATGCACAAAACACCGGCGACCTTAATGTTCCTGCCAAATCCGACAGGGTGATCAGCCGCCACATTTACGGACATTTTGCAGAACACTTAGGCCGCTCCATCTATGGAGGCTTTTACGTAGGCGAGGGCAATACTAAAATTCCTAACACCAACGGGGTGCGGAATGATGTGGTGGAAGCCCTGAAGCGGCTGAAAATCCCGAACCTGCGGTGGCCCGGCGGCTGCTTTGCCGACACATACCACTGGAAGCACGGCATCGGGCCGAAGGACCAGCGGCCAACAATCGTGAATGCCTGGTGGGGTGGCGTAACCGAGGACAACAGCTTCGGTACGCATGATTTCCTGAACATGTGCGAACTACTTGGTGCCGAGCCTTACCTGGCGGGCAACATGGCAACCGGGCAGGTGCAGGAACTGGCTGACTGGGTGCAGTACGTGAACTTTGCGGGCAAAAGTCCTATGTCAGACCTGCGCCGCGAGAACGGCCGCGACAAGCCATGGAACGTGAAATACTGGGGTGTGGGCAACGAGGCATGGGGCTGTGGCGGCAACATGACGGCTGAGTACTACGCCAACGAATACCGCAAGTATGCTACCTTCCTGGCCGATTGGAACAACTCTGGTGGACTATTTCGCATTGCTTCGGGCGCCAACTCAGCCGACTACCACTGGACGGAAGTGCTGATGAAAAACGTGCCAAAGAACCTGATCGAGGGCGTGGCGCTGCACCATTATTCCGTAATCGATTGGGGGGCAAAAGGCCCTTCTACCACTTTCTCGGAGGAGCAGTATTTCAAGACGATGAAGAGCGCGCTGTTTATGGAGGAGCTGATCCAGAAACACACGGCGATCATGGACAAGTATGATCCTGAGAACAAAGTTGCCCTGGTGGTGGATGAGTGGGGCGGCTGGTATGAAGTGGAACCGGGTACTAATCCGGGTTTCCTGTACCAGCAAAACACCATGCGCGATGCCATGATTGCGGGCACGACCCTCAACATCTTCAATAACTATAGCAACCGCGTGAAGATGGCCAACCTGGCACAGGCGGTAAACGTGCTGCAGGCCGTAATCCTGACGGAGGAGGAGAAAATGATCCTGACGCCTACTTTCCACGTGATGGAGATGTACAACGTGCACCAGGATGCCGCCTGGCTACCACTCACGATCAGAAGCGAAAGCTATACTTTCGGCAACGAAAAACTTCCGGCTGTTTCCGGGTCGGCCTCAAAAGATAAGAACGGTCTGACGCATATCTCCCTAACCAACATCGACCCGAAGCAAGCTCAGGAAATAACCATCAACATTGAGGGCGCAAAGTATAAAAACCTTGCCGGCCGTGTGCTGACTTCCAAAAAGCTGCAGGATTACAACTCATTCGATAAGCCAAACACCATCAAGCCTGAGAATTTTAAAGGCGCCAAACTGAAGGGCAATACCCTAACCGTGAAGCTGCCGCCGTTTTCAGTGGTAATGCTGGAGTTGAAGTAG
- a CDS encoding glycoside hydrolase family 43 protein: MTFLQKITKGTCLLAGAVALFAAAPASANTFLPADTLIKATGNPLFTHKYTADPAALVHDGKVYLYAGHDEAPNDFHFYRMHEWLVFSSPDMVNWTEHPVPLKPTDFKWAKGDAWAAEVIEKNGKFYWYVTVTHDDTKPGKAIGVAVADSPIGPFKDARGSALITNDMTTGTPIDWDDIDPTVFIDDDGQGWLFWGNTKAYYAKLKDNMVELDGPIKTIDNIPNFTEAPYVHKYKGNYYLSYAYQFPEKIAYAMSKSIEGPWEYKGILNELAGNSNTNHQAIIDFKGKNYFIYHTGGVQPHGGSFRRSVAIDELFYNPDGTLKRVVMTTEGVQPAKKNTKPAAKGKKNK, encoded by the coding sequence ATGACATTTCTCCAGAAAATAACCAAAGGAACGTGTTTGCTGGCAGGCGCCGTGGCGTTGTTTGCGGCAGCGCCTGCCTCGGCAAACACTTTCTTGCCAGCAGACACGTTGATCAAGGCTACCGGTAACCCGCTTTTTACGCACAAGTATACCGCCGATCCGGCAGCGCTGGTGCACGACGGGAAAGTATACCTGTACGCCGGGCACGACGAGGCCCCCAACGACTTCCATTTCTACAGAATGCATGAGTGGCTGGTGTTTTCATCGCCAGACATGGTGAACTGGACCGAGCACCCTGTTCCCCTGAAGCCAACTGACTTTAAGTGGGCAAAGGGAGATGCCTGGGCGGCAGAGGTGATCGAGAAAAACGGAAAATTCTACTGGTACGTCACCGTTACCCACGACGATACCAAGCCCGGGAAGGCCATCGGGGTTGCCGTAGCCGACAGCCCAATCGGACCTTTCAAGGACGCCCGTGGTTCAGCCCTCATTACCAACGACATGACCACCGGAACGCCCATCGACTGGGACGACATAGACCCGACAGTTTTCATTGATGACGACGGACAAGGTTGGTTGTTCTGGGGGAATACCAAGGCCTACTATGCTAAGCTGAAGGATAACATGGTCGAGCTGGACGGGCCTATAAAGACCATCGATAACATCCCGAATTTTACCGAGGCGCCGTACGTGCACAAGTATAAAGGCAACTATTACCTGTCGTACGCTTACCAGTTTCCGGAGAAAATTGCCTATGCCATGAGCAAAAGCATTGAGGGGCCGTGGGAATACAAAGGTATATTGAACGAGCTGGCGGGTAATTCCAACACAAACCACCAGGCAATCATCGATTTCAAGGGCAAGAACTACTTTATTTACCACACTGGTGGCGTGCAGCCACACGGCGGAAGCTTCCGTCGCTCAGTGGCAATCGATGAGCTTTTCTACAATCCGGACGGCACCTTGAAGCGCGTAGTGATGACGACGGAGGGAGTGCAGCCTGCAAAGAAAAACACCAAGCCAGCTGCCAAAGGCAAGAAGAACAAGTAA
- a CDS encoding arabinan endo-1,5-alpha-L-arabinosidase codes for MKKKRGCIVTVAVFCLLSMFSCSKEKDTPAPTPPGTTPPVTNVPDFDIDNLNDTYAGIAPFEFRFKWGPYNTHDPSIVKAGEYYYSYSTDAGYGITVPAGIQVRKSKDLIDWTFVGFAFNGLPQKGKEFITQRGGAPFESLWAPYIMKVGGEYRLYYSLSSPSPRLSVIGLATSSSPEGPWVEKDLVVTSLNNSSIQTNAIDPSVVVDEFGDHWFYYGSAWDGIYVLKLNAATGLAATPGDKGRRIAQRGFTGNSINGNIEGPEVIYNPELDKYFMFISYDWLETKYNVRVGRADSPEGPFYDFNGKNLNDPEDNLPMILAPYQFMGHSGWQGTSHPAVFRADDGQYFMAHQGRPGQDKYFMVLHIRKIHWTEGGWPVVSPERYAGVTQSTVAREELAGDWERIVLRYNVVPGYANEQFSPDFQVATSLKLNADGTLNNDAGSTWTYNAPWLELKWSDGRTEKVHVERGRDWEKKKASTLLFTGLDDKGIAVWGKKL; via the coding sequence ATGAAGAAGAAAAGAGGATGCATTGTTACAGTAGCTGTTTTTTGTCTGTTGAGCATGTTTTCCTGCTCCAAAGAGAAGGATACGCCTGCGCCAACACCGCCGGGAACCACGCCTCCGGTAACCAATGTGCCGGACTTCGACATAGATAACCTGAACGATACCTACGCCGGCATTGCTCCTTTTGAGTTTCGCTTTAAATGGGGGCCTTACAACACGCACGACCCTTCTATTGTGAAGGCGGGAGAGTATTACTACAGTTACAGCACCGATGCCGGCTATGGCATTACGGTGCCGGCTGGAATACAGGTTCGTAAATCAAAGGACCTGATCGACTGGACATTTGTCGGCTTTGCTTTTAACGGCTTGCCGCAGAAAGGGAAAGAGTTTATAACACAGCGTGGTGGAGCGCCTTTTGAGTCGTTGTGGGCGCCATACATAATGAAGGTGGGCGGTGAGTACCGGCTCTACTATTCATTGTCTTCGCCCTCCCCGCGCCTGAGCGTCATCGGTCTGGCCACCTCTTCCAGCCCCGAGGGGCCCTGGGTGGAAAAAGACCTGGTAGTGACATCTCTAAACAACAGCAGTATTCAGACAAACGCCATCGACCCTTCGGTGGTGGTGGACGAGTTCGGCGACCACTGGTTCTACTACGGCTCGGCCTGGGACGGCATTTACGTGCTGAAACTGAATGCCGCGACAGGCCTTGCTGCTACTCCCGGTGATAAGGGCCGCAGAATCGCGCAGAGGGGCTTTACGGGCAATAGCATCAACGGCAACATCGAGGGGCCGGAGGTAATCTACAACCCAGAGCTGGACAAGTATTTTATGTTTATCTCCTACGATTGGCTGGAGACCAAGTATAACGTGCGCGTGGGGCGTGCCGATTCCCCGGAAGGACCCTTTTATGATTTTAATGGAAAGAACCTGAATGATCCGGAGGACAACCTGCCGATGATACTGGCGCCTTACCAGTTTATGGGGCACAGTGGCTGGCAAGGCACCTCGCACCCTGCTGTATTCAGGGCAGACGATGGGCAGTATTTTATGGCACACCAGGGAAGACCAGGCCAGGATAAATATTTCATGGTGTTGCATATCCGTAAAATTCACTGGACCGAAGGCGGCTGGCCGGTGGTGTCGCCGGAGCGCTATGCGGGTGTCACCCAATCTACTGTTGCCAGAGAGGAACTCGCCGGGGACTGGGAGCGCATAGTGCTGCGTTACAATGTGGTGCCCGGCTATGCCAACGAACAGTTCTCCCCGGACTTCCAGGTGGCTACCTCCCTCAAACTAAATGCCGATGGCACCCTTAACAACGATGCAGGCAGCACCTGGACCTATAACGCACCCTGGCTGGAACTGAAGTGGAGCGACGGGCGCACCGAAAAAGTGCACGTAGAGCGTGGAAGGGATTGGGAGAAGAAGAAAGCAAGCACGCTCCTTTTCACCGGTCTCGACGACAAGGGTATCGCTGTGTGGGGTAAGAAACTATAA
- a CDS encoding alpha-L-arabinofuranosidase C-terminal domain-containing protein, translating to MRHKLLTTLALAAGLLTASEESFAQQSQVFTVKANEIQAEVAPTMWGVFFEDINLGADGGIYAELVKNRSFEFKTPMMGWKEEKRGGAEGTLLVHNRGAAQLGNPRFLRVAVKSDQGEYGLSNEGFRGMGVKKGDKYNFYVLARQLSDAKIGLVVELVDQKGERIGTATVTPEGKDWKEYKATITATATDPKAQLLVLAKGRGEVDLDMISLFPEKTWKNRPKGMRPDMVQLLADMKPGFFRFPGGCIVEGRTLDERFQWKKTIGPIETRELTVNRWNTEFGHRLTPDYFQSFGLGFFEYFQLAEDMGAEPLPILNCGMACQFNTAEVVPMAQLDTYIQDALDLIEFANGSVETPWGKKRAEMGHPEPFNMKYIGVGNEQWGEQYVERYKAFAKVLTEKHPEIQLITTTGPFPDGKEFDYLNTTLRSMKDARVDIIDEHYYRAPEWFRENATRYDSYDRNGPKIFAGEYASQTVAIASPDNKNNWNGAMSEAAFMTGLERNAGVVVMASYAPLFAHIEGWQWTPDMIWVDNLRSFGTPNYQVQKLFSTNSGTHVVPVLRNNKPVTGQDGTYASATIDKATNELILKIVNTSDRPQQGEFVVDGVKKLQQKGTVTVLQSDNLNQENTFENPDAISPKQQQIQVKDKKIKLPMKPYSVNVVRVKMS from the coding sequence ATGAGACATAAGCTTTTAACTACACTTGCCCTTGCCGCAGGCCTGCTTACGGCCTCAGAAGAAAGCTTTGCACAGCAGAGCCAGGTCTTCACGGTAAAGGCAAATGAAATACAGGCAGAAGTTGCGCCAACTATGTGGGGTGTCTTCTTCGAAGATATTAACCTGGGGGCAGACGGCGGCATATACGCGGAGCTGGTAAAAAACCGCTCATTTGAGTTTAAAACGCCCATGATGGGCTGGAAAGAAGAGAAAAGAGGCGGAGCCGAAGGAACCTTGCTGGTGCACAACAGAGGTGCTGCCCAGTTGGGCAATCCGCGTTTCCTGCGCGTGGCAGTAAAGTCAGACCAGGGCGAATATGGCCTTTCTAACGAAGGCTTTCGTGGCATGGGTGTTAAAAAAGGAGACAAGTATAACTTCTATGTGCTGGCACGCCAGCTCAGCGATGCCAAGATTGGGTTGGTTGTGGAACTGGTAGACCAGAAGGGGGAGCGCATCGGTACGGCAACCGTAACACCGGAAGGCAAGGATTGGAAAGAATACAAAGCCACTATAACCGCAACGGCCACAGACCCTAAGGCACAGTTGCTTGTGCTGGCAAAGGGCAGAGGAGAAGTGGACCTGGACATGATCTCGCTGTTCCCGGAAAAAACCTGGAAGAACCGCCCGAAAGGCATGCGCCCGGACATGGTGCAATTGCTTGCTGATATGAAGCCGGGCTTTTTCCGGTTTCCGGGAGGCTGCATCGTGGAGGGTCGCACATTGGACGAGCGATTTCAGTGGAAAAAAACCATTGGGCCCATCGAAACAAGGGAGCTGACCGTAAACCGCTGGAACACAGAGTTTGGCCATCGCCTGACACCCGATTACTTCCAGTCTTTCGGCTTAGGATTCTTTGAGTACTTCCAGTTGGCGGAAGACATGGGGGCGGAACCATTGCCGATCCTGAACTGTGGCATGGCCTGCCAGTTTAACACGGCAGAAGTAGTGCCCATGGCGCAACTGGATACGTATATACAGGACGCACTCGACCTGATCGAGTTTGCGAATGGTTCCGTGGAGACTCCCTGGGGTAAAAAGCGCGCCGAGATGGGGCATCCTGAGCCTTTTAACATGAAATACATAGGGGTGGGCAACGAACAGTGGGGAGAGCAGTACGTGGAGCGTTACAAGGCGTTTGCCAAGGTGCTGACCGAGAAGCACCCCGAAATACAGCTGATTACTACCACGGGCCCCTTTCCTGATGGAAAGGAGTTCGACTACCTGAACACCACCCTGCGCAGCATGAAAGATGCCCGCGTAGATATAATTGATGAGCATTATTACCGTGCGCCAGAGTGGTTCCGAGAGAACGCCACCCGCTATGACAGCTACGACCGCAACGGACCCAAAATATTTGCAGGCGAATACGCTTCCCAAACGGTAGCCATCGCCAGCCCGGATAACAAGAACAACTGGAACGGCGCGATGTCGGAGGCAGCCTTTATGACGGGGCTGGAGCGCAATGCCGGCGTAGTGGTTATGGCCTCCTATGCACCCCTTTTTGCGCACATAGAAGGTTGGCAGTGGACCCCGGACATGATCTGGGTGGATAACCTTCGCTCGTTTGGTACACCTAACTACCAGGTACAAAAGTTATTCTCCACGAACAGCGGGACGCACGTAGTGCCCGTGTTGCGCAACAACAAGCCGGTAACGGGCCAGGATGGAACTTACGCCTCGGCCACAATTGATAAGGCCACAAACGAATTGATCCTGAAGATAGTAAATACCTCTGATAGACCTCAGCAGGGCGAGTTTGTGGTGGATGGGGTAAAGAAACTGCAGCAGAAAGGAACGGTTACGGTTTTACAAAGCGACAACCTGAACCAGGAGAACACTTTTGAGAATCCGGATGCCATCAGCCCAAAACAGCAGCAGATACAGGTGAAAGACAAGAAAATTAAGCTGCCCATGAAGCCATACTCGGTCAATGTAGTCAGGGTGAAAATGTCTTAG
- a CDS encoding SusC/RagA family TonB-linked outer membrane protein, whose protein sequence is MMKPFRKITLLAPVVLCAGLQLPVHAKALTAMSWPMPARSFAISEQHLGISPYLAPPASKRPTNQVIFASAAKGKKAVAITVSGRVTGEDGTGLPGVSVAVKGTSIGTITDASGSYSLTVPDGQENGTLAFSYIGYATQEVPINNRSTINVQLEGDVEALQEVVVIGYQTIEKKDLTGAASVISPEAANRVTAATVAESIQGLAPGVTVRNSGRPGAGAAIDIRGVASFTNTNPLYVIDGMIADATPTINPNDIESIQILKDASAAAIYGSRAGNGVIIITTKKGKAGPAKVGVSVKYGVQQLPKLWDVMNSEEFAATQRQQYENSGATPPASVTVTPPAGYNDVRHWTRTDTDWQDEATQLGTLSDYNVTLSGGGEAGNYLISGSYFTNEGVVVGNEFDRVSLRVNTQGTKGRVTFGENLVLTHSWEERPLLGNAFYDMPQLLPVIPVSDPSLATPGSPGGWGIGDQTAAPVYAWNYLAMTELFNSTHKYSRLVGNAFADVELFDWLSYRFNAGLDAGFDYHQNVRTPGNWVLAQAFEPSHVYQDRQSFHSMLFEHTLNFNKNFDRHNINGVVGYTRQWTTRDRMEARRNELVNFGGEYLTPISSAIGDQSSEGRVLEDYRINGTLGRLNYTFDDKYLITLTGRYDQDSRFGADNRSKFFPSVALGWRISEEEFLNAPWLSDLKLRASYGQLGIATVGSWDYIGVINNNPRVVFGPNNDIINVGAYQASLVNPDLGWEIRTSQNFGLDAALFNNKVLVTAEYYYSLSEDVLARLPIPFYTGNLGGDPFVNAASISNRGVEFSATYRSTANAFKWDVSGNFTTIKNRVEDVGNLGEGINYLQLGATRTQIGRGIGEWFVVKTDGIFQSEEEVLNHTNSNGDVIQPFSKPGDIRFVDLNDDGQISDDDRTFAGSPWPTLQTGAQFNASYGGFTFNLQLVGVFGQTVFNDVRRILDSYENTNFRSDISPWTPTNTNTSDPRLARTTEQGVALNNRYASDRWLEDASYVRIRNIEIGYDLPATFLSRMHTNNARVFISGQNLLTFTGYSGLDPDVTGVGLLERGLDAGNWPASRVYSVGLNFEF, encoded by the coding sequence ATGATGAAACCTTTCCGCAAAATTACGCTACTGGCGCCAGTAGTACTATGTGCCGGGCTGCAGCTGCCTGTACATGCGAAGGCGCTAACAGCTATGTCATGGCCAATGCCGGCCAGGAGCTTTGCCATATCTGAGCAGCACTTAGGCATAAGTCCTTACCTGGCACCGCCGGCTTCCAAACGGCCAACAAACCAAGTTATCTTCGCATCTGCCGCTAAAGGCAAGAAGGCAGTCGCTATTACCGTATCAGGCAGGGTAACAGGAGAAGACGGCACTGGCTTACCCGGTGTAAGTGTGGCTGTAAAAGGCACAAGTATAGGCACCATTACCGATGCCAGTGGCAGCTATTCACTAACAGTGCCCGATGGCCAGGAGAACGGCACACTCGCTTTTTCCTACATTGGCTACGCCACACAGGAGGTGCCGATTAACAACAGAAGCACCATTAATGTGCAGCTGGAGGGAGACGTGGAGGCACTGCAGGAGGTCGTGGTTATCGGTTACCAGACAATTGAGAAAAAGGACCTGACCGGTGCAGCCTCTGTTATCAGTCCTGAAGCCGCTAACCGCGTAACGGCCGCTACTGTGGCAGAATCCATTCAGGGTTTGGCGCCAGGGGTTACCGTGCGTAACTCGGGCCGCCCGGGAGCAGGCGCAGCCATCGATATCCGCGGGGTAGCCAGCTTTACCAACACCAACCCGCTCTATGTAATTGATGGGATGATCGCAGATGCAACCCCAACCATCAACCCGAACGACATCGAGTCCATACAAATTCTAAAAGATGCCTCTGCGGCGGCCATTTATGGTTCCAGGGCCGGTAACGGTGTAATTATTATCACCACTAAAAAAGGAAAAGCAGGTCCGGCCAAAGTTGGCGTTTCCGTGAAATATGGCGTGCAGCAGCTTCCTAAGCTGTGGGATGTAATGAACTCGGAAGAGTTTGCAGCCACACAGCGGCAGCAGTACGAGAACTCTGGCGCCACACCACCGGCCAGTGTTACCGTTACGCCTCCGGCAGGTTACAACGATGTGAGACACTGGACGCGTACCGATACAGACTGGCAGGATGAGGCAACACAACTAGGTACACTGTCCGACTACAATGTCACCTTGTCGGGTGGAGGTGAGGCGGGTAACTACCTTATTTCCGGTTCATACTTCACAAACGAAGGTGTTGTTGTGGGCAACGAGTTCGACAGAGTCAGTTTGCGTGTAAATACCCAGGGAACGAAAGGCAGGGTTACATTTGGTGAAAACCTGGTGTTGACACATTCGTGGGAGGAGCGCCCTCTGTTGGGAAACGCTTTTTATGATATGCCACAGTTGCTGCCGGTTATCCCGGTGAGTGATCCAAGCCTTGCCACTCCGGGCAGCCCAGGAGGCTGGGGCATCGGCGACCAGACAGCTGCTCCTGTTTACGCCTGGAACTACCTGGCCATGACAGAGCTGTTTAACTCCACGCACAAGTATTCCCGACTGGTAGGAAACGCCTTTGCCGATGTAGAGCTGTTTGATTGGCTGAGCTACCGGTTTAACGCTGGTTTGGATGCGGGTTTCGATTACCACCAGAACGTTCGAACACCAGGAAACTGGGTGCTGGCCCAGGCGTTTGAGCCAAGCCACGTGTACCAGGATCGCCAGAGCTTCCACTCCATGCTTTTTGAGCATACCCTGAACTTCAACAAGAATTTTGACCGCCATAACATTAATGGTGTAGTGGGATATACCCGCCAGTGGACGACCAGGGATAGAATGGAAGCCAGACGTAACGAACTCGTGAACTTTGGCGGTGAGTACCTGACGCCCATCAGCTCTGCCATTGGCGATCAGTCGTCGGAAGGAAGAGTGCTGGAAGACTACCGCATTAATGGAACGCTGGGCAGGTTAAACTATACGTTTGATGACAAGTACCTGATTACCCTTACCGGACGCTACGACCAGGACTCCCGCTTTGGCGCTGACAACAGAAGTAAGTTCTTCCCCTCTGTAGCCTTGGGCTGGAGAATTAGTGAAGAAGAATTTCTTAATGCACCTTGGCTTTCTGACTTGAAGCTGCGTGCTTCTTACGGACAATTGGGTATCGCCACGGTAGGATCATGGGATTATATAGGTGTAATCAACAACAACCCACGCGTGGTATTTGGGCCGAACAATGATATTATAAACGTAGGCGCTTACCAGGCAAGTCTCGTTAACCCCGACCTGGGATGGGAAATCAGAACCTCTCAGAACTTCGGTTTAGACGCAGCTTTATTCAACAATAAAGTTCTGGTGACAGCCGAGTACTACTACTCCCTGTCTGAGGATGTGCTGGCGCGCCTGCCAATACCATTCTACACAGGTAACCTGGGCGGTGATCCATTCGTGAACGCGGCCTCCATCAGCAACCGCGGCGTTGAATTCAGCGCTACCTACCGCAGCACAGCGAACGCTTTCAAATGGGACGTGTCAGGAAACTTCACCACCATCAAAAACAGAGTAGAGGATGTGGGTAACCTGGGCGAAGGAATAAACTACCTGCAGCTTGGCGCCACGCGAACACAGATTGGCAGGGGCATCGGCGAGTGGTTTGTAGTGAAAACAGACGGTATTTTCCAGAGTGAGGAGGAAGTGCTGAACCACACCAACTCAAACGGAGACGTTATTCAGCCCTTCTCCAAGCCAGGTGATATTCGTTTTGTGGACCTGAACGATGACGGCCAGATCAGCGACGACGACCGTACGTTTGCCGGCTCTCCTTGGCCAACACTGCAAACAGGTGCTCAGTTTAATGCATCGTACGGAGGCTTTACCTTCAACCTGCAGCTGGTAGGCGTGTTTGGGCAGACCGTTTTCAACGACGTGAGAAGAATTCTTGATTCGTACGAGAACACCAACTTCCGAAGCGACATTAGCCCATGGACACCAACCAACACCAATACATCAGATCCAAGACTGGCCCGAACCACAGAGCAGGGTGTGGCGCTGAACAACCGCTACGCCAGCGACCGCTGGTTAGAGGATGCTTCATATGTACGCATTCGTAACATAGAGATTGGATACGACCTGCCGGCAACATTCCTTAGCCGCATGCATACCAACAACGCGCGTGTATTTATTAGTGGGCAAAACCTGCTGACCTTTACAGGATACTCAGGGCTAGACCCGGATGTAACAGGTGTAGGCCTTCTGGAGAGAGGACTGGACGCCGGAAACTGGCCAGCCAGCCGTGTGTATTCAGTTGGTTTGAACTTTGAGTTTTAG